A region from the Triticum aestivum cultivar Chinese Spring chromosome 3D, IWGSC CS RefSeq v2.1, whole genome shotgun sequence genome encodes:
- the LOC123074322 gene encoding probable protein phosphatase 2C 8, translating to MPTNGEAAAAETAAPAGPSSLGWGWGSCPALYVSYGLSALKGRQPELTGALAAVPSFTVLSPPMGLDYFGVFDGHSGAAVANYLTERLHGVIADQILRELVAEAPRFLHGPQGDVERWWRTAMADAFQTVDAELLEGAGGVDASVAGATALVALVLEEYVVLANCGVSRAVISRGGEILQLTSEHRPNRPDAKQRVENGGGRVDESTNTVDEFLPTSRAFGSYLYKQYMIAEPKVTAVGRDPRDEFLILATAGLWDSVSPVEACRVVERKLRSRSRSAVAWGTAADSNRVSATMLAKELAQHAVRAGSTGNASVIVVLFRDDPVATASPAPVLASGRVQRPRRGCLSCGSP from the exons ATGCCGACCAACGGTGAGGCCGCTGCAGCGGAGACGGCGGCACCGGCGGGACCGTCGTCGCTTGGATGGGGATGGGGTTCATGTCCTGCGCTGTACGTGTCCTACGGCTTGTCCGCCCTCAAAGGCCGGCAACCGGAGCTGACGGGCGCCCTGGCTGCCGTGCCGTCGTTCACGGTGCTGTCGCCGCCCATGGGGCTGGACTACTTCGGGGTCTTCGACGGCCACTCGGGCGCGGCCGTCGCCAATTACCTGACGGAGCGGCTGCACGGCGTCATCGCGGACCAGATCTTGCGCGAGCTGGTCGCCGAGGCCCCGCGGTTCCTCCACGGGCCGCAGGGAGACGTGGAGAGATGGTGGAGGACGGCCATGGCGGACGCGTTCCAGACAGTGGACGCGGAGCTGCTGGAGGGAGCAGGCGGTGTCGACGCGTCGGTCGCCGGCGCGACGGCTCTCGTGGCGCTGGTCCTGGAGGAGTACGTGGTGCTCGCCAACTGCGGCGTTTCCAGGGCCGTCATCTCCCGCGGCGGCGAGATCTTGCAGCTCACCTCCGAGCACCGG CCAAACAGGCCAGATGCGAAGCAGCGTGTGGAAAACGGCGGGGGGCGCGTGGACGAATCCACCAACACAGTTGACGAGTTTCTGCCAACCTCCCGCGCATTTG GGAGCTATCTGTACAAGCAGTACATGATCGCCGAGCCCAAGGTCACGGCGGTGGGTCGCGACCCGCGGGACGAGTTCCTGATCCTGGCCACCGCCGGGCTCTGGGACAGCGTCTCGCCGGTGGAGGCGTGCCGCGTCGTGGAGCGGAAGCTGCGCAGCAGGTCGCGGAGCGCCGTGGCGTGGGGGACGGCGGCGGACAGCAACAGGGTCTCGGCAACCATGCTCGCCAAGGAGCTGGCCCAGCACGCGGTCCGCGCCGGCAGCACGGGCAACGCCAgcgtcatcgtcgtcctcttcaGGGACGATCCCGTTGCCACGGCCTCTCCTGCTCCGGTGCTGGCCAGCGGGCGCGTCCAGCGCCCGCGGCGTGGGTGTCTCTCGTGTGGCTCTCCGTGA